The following are from one region of the Brienomyrus brachyistius isolate T26 chromosome 4, BBRACH_0.4, whole genome shotgun sequence genome:
- the nfatc4 gene encoding nuclear factor of activated T-cells, cytoplasmic 4, whose product MGAAPGWEEGEFEFKLVFEEDPMPQARGESEHRPADREHCPGERTDLEPTNTADACLAAANTGQPINIPAIQLPSNQRAGMHSPPPRRALMQEYSGTYESLPARSIQVSGSRVLECPSIQITTISPEEDSTPAGGNYWDSGGGWDRERLYLPLLDPFCYRDGVSGAGSLSPSPASSPSSRGWLSPASSCDSLLVEEDELAEAATHFCLSPSSRPTSPGGKRRWNSPLPSPGTSRRSSYSEEYACPPESVEPAPQSQAPPSSLEISIPQKTRKTSLEQVSSRDADPEQALPTGSPCPVLEPPQPRREASSLGMDYLSVPPALGWGRTRASAHSPLFRSTALPPLDWPLPSQFDQYELRIEVQPRPHHRAHYETEGSRGAVKAVPAGHPVIKLLGHSERQPLSLQVFVGTADDRSIRPHPFYQIHRVTGKMVGTASQESIQAGTKLLDIPLSPENNMTALIDCAGILKLRNSDIELRKGETDVGRKNTRVRLVFRTHIPLAPALTAPGRILALQVASLPIECSQRSAQELPVVESISLSSCSVEGGEELLLGGVNFLPSSRVLFMERGTDGKLQWEEEAQVDRDKSNECVLCVRIPPYANPSLNHPVSVCLYVSNGKRKRSSTQCFKYLPVMFKEEDSLLTQHCSTVLPLVGAPLPAVGRGREADGDTLRLRGDSSEERGLGAGTQSFPLPPYPTDYPPVYPQQGYQEEYCPKTEVVEEGLGGRGGLSERNPSFETLELGFTELLPPLYPRNQHPPSPSASPWLDSPYLSSSPSPSHSSSLSPFPTSSPLSTSPLPPLTHSPYPQYSYPQEMCPSPPPNPTPYQEFYPPAYPQFESWEPPGQGPGERATPHSGTQAGMKIQESPVDFAGPSIHPITLEEVNEFIGEDISSFSPPHVDGGPE is encoded by the exons ATGGGGGCCGCGCCGGGCTGGGAGGAGGGGGAATTCGAGTTCAAGTTGGTGTTTGAGGAGGACCCGATGCCCCAGGCACGGGGAGAGTCTGAGCACCGACCCGCAGACAGAGAACACTGCCCTGGAGAGAGGACAGACCTCGAACCGACCAACACAGCCG ATGCCTGCCTTGCTGCCGCTAACACTGGGCAGCCAATCAACATCCCTGCCATTCAGCTGCCTTCCAATCAAAGAGCCGGGATGCACTCCCCGCCCCCCAGAAGGGCACTGATGCAGGAGTACAGTGGGACCTATGAAAGCCTACCAGCCCGCTCGATACAA GTTTCTGGATCCAGGGTACTTGAATGCCCTAGCATCCAGATCACCACCATCTCCCCAGAGGAGGATTCTACCCCGGCTGGGGGCAATTACTGGGACAGTGGGGGTGGCTGGGACCGGGAGCGCCTTTACCTACCGTTGCTGGACCCCTTTTGTTACCGGGATGGCGTCTCCGGGGCAGGGTCCCTCAGCCCCAGCCCCGCCTCCAGCCCCTCCTCCCGGGGCTGGCTCAGCCCCGCCTCCAGCTGCGACTCCCTCCTGGTGGAGGAGGATGAACTGGCTGAGGCCGCCACCCACTTCTGCCTGTCCCCTTCGTCCCGCCCGACGTCCCCCGGCGGCAAGAGGCGCTGGAACTCCCCGCTGCCATCACCCGGCACTTCCCGTAGGAGCAGCTACTCAGAGGAATACGCCTGTCCACCGGAGAGTGTTGAGCCCGCCCCCCAGAGCCAGGCCCCGCCCAGCAGTCTGGAAATTAGCATTCCGCAGAAAACCAGAAAGACCTCGCTGGAGCAG GTCTCGTCTCGGGATGCGGATCCGGAGCAGGCCCTGCCGACAGGCTCCCCTTGCCCAGTCCTGGAGCCGCCGCAACCCAGGAGGGAGGCGTCCTCGCTGGGCATGGACTACCTGTCAGTACCCCCTGCCCTGGGCTGGGGCAGGACCAGAGCCAGTGCGCATAGTCCCCTGTTCAG GTCAACCGCTCTTCCACCTCTTGATTGGCCACTGCCATCCCAGTTCGACCAATATGAGTTGCGCATCGAAGTACAGCCCCGCCCACATCACCGGGCCCATTATGAGACAGAGGGAAGTCGGGGGGCAGTGAAGGCGGTGCCTGCTGGGCATCCTGTCATCAAG CTGTTAGGGCATTCGGAGAGACAGCCCCTCTCGCTACAGGTGTTTGTTGGCACGGCAGATGACCGGTCCATCCGTCCACATCCGTTTTACCAAATACACAG GGTGACGGGGAAGATGGTAGGCACCGCCAGCCAGGAGAGCATCCAGGCGGGGACCAAGCTGCTGGACATTCCGCTCAGCCCTGAGAACAACATGACTGCCCT CATTGACTGTGCGGGGATCCTGAAGCTGAGAAACTCCGACATTGAGCTGCGGAAAGGCGAGACCGACGTGGGCAGGAAGAACACGCGCGTGCGCCTCGTTTTCCGCACCCACATCCCCCTCGCCCCCGCCCTGACCGCGCCCGGTCGCATCCTCGCCTTGCAGGTTGCCTCCCTGCCCATCGAGTGCT CCCAGCGCTCTGCTCAGGAATTACCAGTGGTGGAATCCATCAGCCTGTCCTCCTGTTCTGTGGAAGGAGGGGAGGAACTTCTTTTGGGTGGGGTCAACTTTCTGCCCAGCTCCAGGGTGCTGTTCATGGAGAGAGGCACAG ACGGCAAGCTACAGTGGGAAGAGGAGGCTCAAGTCGACCGGGACAAAAGCAATGAG TGCGTCCTGTGCGTGAGAATCCCGCCCTATGCCAACCCCTCTCTGAACCATCCAGTGTCCGTCTGTCTCTATGTGTCCAatgggaagaggaagaggagcagcacacagtgtttcaagTATCTGCCAG TCATGTTTAAGGAAGAGGACTCCTTGCTGACTCAACATTGCAGTACCGTTTTGCCCTTGGTGGGGGCGCCGTTGCCTGCGGTGGGCAGGGGCAGGGAGGCCGACGGGGACACCTTGAGACTTAGGGGTGACTCATCAGAGGAGAGGGGGCTGGGGGCAGGGACGCAGTCATTCCCGCTCCCGCCGTACCCCACTGACTACCCCCCTGTATACCCCCAACAGGGTTATCAGGAGGAGTATTGCCCCAAGACAGAGGTGGTAGAGGAGGgtctggggggcaggggtggctTATCAGAGAGGAACCCCAGCTTTGAGACCTTAGAGCTGGGCTTCACAGAGCTGCTTCCCCCATTATACCCCCGAAACCAACACCCTCCCTCTCCCTCGGCCTCCCCCTGGCTGGACTCCCCATATCTCTCCTCTTCCCCCTCTCCATCGCATTCCTCCTCCCTCAGCCCCTTCCCCACCAGCAGCCCCCTCTCTACCTcgcccctgccccccctcacacactccCCCTACCCCCAATACTCCTACCCCCAAGAGATGTGCCCATCGCCTCCCcccaatcccaccccctaccaAGAATTTTACCCTCCAGCCTACCCCCAGTTTGAGAGCTGGGAGCCACCGGGCCAGGGCCCCGGGGAAAGGGCGACCCCGCATTCAGGGACTCAGGCTGGGATGAAAATACAGGAAAGTCCCGTGGATTTTGCAGGCCCATCTATCCACCCTATTACTCTGGAGGAAG TGAATGAATTCATCGGCGAGGACATCAGCTCGTTCTCCCCTCCGCACGTGGACGGAGGCCCAGAATGA
- the myadmb gene encoding myeloid-associated differentiation marker homolog: MPLVVVRSSPLLWVRLAALIFSCVAFSVAVHGAGLYSRTADWCIFCWSFSFAGTLLVLLVELFGLQTRAPVSWKNFPITFACYASLLCLSASVIFPLYFLKGYHRDRKEYDFRVVSTVFSCLATVTYISEVSISKARPGEVAGYMATAPGLLKVCETFVACVIFVFISDPISYDQHPALQWCLAVYCICFILSAAIIVLCVGECTGCLPFPFARFLSAYAMLAVLMYLSATLIWPIFKFDKNHGGTTHRPSQCGSQPGFCSFDKLVAVAVLTALNFILYLADLIYSARLVFVTV, translated from the coding sequence ATGCCGCTGGTCGTGGTCCGCTCGTCCCCGCTGCTGTGGGTGCGCCTGGCCGCCCTGATCTTCTCCTGCGTGGCCTTCAGCGTGGCTGTTCATGGCGCGGGGCTGTATTCCAGGACGGCCGACTGGTGCATCTTCTGCTGGAGCTTCAGCTTCGCCGGCacgctgctggtgctgctggtggAGCTGTTCGGCCTGCAGACCCGTGCGCCCGTCTCCTGGAAGAACTTCCCCATCACGTTCGCGTGCTACGCCTCGCTGCTGTGTCTCTCTGCCTCCGTCATCTTCCCGCTCTACTTCCTGAAGGGCTACCACCGGGACAGGAAGGAGTACGACTTCCGCGTGGTGTCCACCGTCTTCTCCTGCCTGGCCACCGTGACCTACATCAGCGAGGTCAGCATCAGCAAGGCGCGGCCCGGCGAGGTGGCGGGCTACATGGCCACTGCTCCCGGGCTGCTCAAGGTGTGCGAGACCTTTGTGGCCTGCGTCATCTTCGTGTTCATCAGCGACCCGATCTCCTACGATCAGCACCCAGCCCTGCAGTGGTGCCTGGCTGTCTACTGCATCTGCTTCATCCTGTCGGCAGCCATTATCGTGCTGTGCGTCGGCGAGTGCACCGGTTGCCTGCCGTTCCCCTTTGCCCGCTTCCTGTCTGCCTACGCCATGCTTGCCGTGCTCATGTACCTGTCCGCCACCTTAATCTGGCCCATCTTCAAGTTCGACAAGAACCACGGTGGCACAACGCACCGCCCGTCCCAGTGCGGCTCCCAGCCGGGATTCTGCTCCTTCGACAAGTTGGTGGCCGTGGCTGTGCTCACCGCCCTCAACTTCATCCTCTACCTGGCCGACCTGATCTACTCCGCCCGCCTGGTCTTTGTCACTGTGTAG
- the si:ch211-284o19.8 gene encoding protein lifeguard 1, with protein MADAKECVDGIKTYDNPGLEELVQPSCSQDGVHQNQPPPYMPPPYPMTPYPPQVPPEPGFIMDPPPEYWPKPEEQNLPVETAVTSMPSETILATFDDKTTRRAFIRKVFCVVTLQLLVTFSIVCVFTFSKTVQDWVRGHIWVYLSSYIVFAVVSVCLALCSSFSRSHPWNMLGLAVVTLSLSYMVGTVASYHNTAAVIIAMGSTLVLSFSIVIFSAQTRVDFTLCNGAILVLATTLLMFGFFSIFFYSSVLQIVYGSLGALLFSMFLAVDCQLVMGREKYGLSPEEYIFAALILYLDIINVFLYLLILFGGSSNN; from the exons ATGGCAGATGCCAAGGAGTGCGTTGATGGGATTAAGACATATGACAATCCTGGGTTGGAGGAGCTGGTCCAACCTTCCTGCTCGCAGGATGGGGTGCATCAGAACCAGCCCCCGCCATACATGCCACCACCCTACCCAATGACTCCATACCCTCCCCAAGTGCCCCCAGAGCCTGGATTCATCATGGACCCACCCCCCGAATACTGGCCCAAACCTGAAGAGCAGAACCTACCAGTTGAGACTGCAG TGACCAGCATGCCGTCCGAAACAATTCTGGCCACATTCGATGACAAAACCACCCGCAGAGCTTTCATTCGGAAG GTGTTCTGCGTGGTAACCCTGCAGCTGCTGGTCACCTTCAGCATAGTGTGCGTGTTCACCTTCTCCAAAACAGTTCAGGACTGGGTGCGCGGTCACATCTGGGTGTACCTGAGCTCCTACATTGTGTTTGCGGtggtgtctgtctgcctggccCTCTGCAGTTCCTTCAGCAGGAGCCACCCCTGGAATATGTTGGGGCTG GCGGTCGTCACTCTGAGTCTGTCTTACATGGTCGGTACCGTGGCCTCCTACCACAACACAGCGGCCGTGATTATTGCCATGGGATCCACACTAGTCCTGTCCTTCAGCATTGTCATCTTCTCAGCCCAG ACTCGCGTGGATTTCACTTTGTGCAACGGAGCGATACTGGTCCTGGCTACGACTCTGCTGATGTTCGgcttcttctccatcttcttctACTCCTCGGTCCTGCAGATCGTGTATGGCTCTCTGGGAGCTCTGTTGTTCTCCATG TTCCTGGCTGTGGACTGCCAGCTGGTCATGGGCAGAGAGAAATACGGCCTAAGCCCAGAGGAGTACATCTTCGCTGCTCTCATACTCTATCTGGACATCATCAACGTCTTCCTCTACCTGCTCATTCTGTTTGGAGGCAGCTCTAACAACTAG
- the ltb4r2b gene encoding leukotriene B4 receptor 2b encodes MARIDTTTLRYSFVSPPDNDTFIDDESTVRNPVTTAVGALILSLTFLIGVPGNAFIIWSILARARKRSITTLLILNLAFADGFLMALSIFFIVYFAKRNWVFGNTACQLLFYLCNTNMYASIMLIMLMSLHRLMAVVWPHRESAFTSQRIIRRLLLGFWILVLVMAIPGYVFRGEEQAKEPTESPRLECKPKHSNSRHLIFHYLFETVVGFVIPYTIVLASYVCILRSLRQTKFRRRIRSENLILIIVVTFCLFWLPYHVLNVVQVVTEMFWPKSSFKDTIQDCRVITASLAFISSSANPVLYTFAGKSYIHKNGLSFMAKLFEGTALDSESRRNRKISREPRDLALNEREADSSSTSASISTEKNKI; translated from the exons ATGGCCAGGATCGACACCACTACCCTCCGGTATTCCTTTGTCTCTCCCCCGGATAACGACACTTTCATAGACGATGAGAGCACGGTAAGGAACCCTGTCACTACTGCGGTGGGTGCACTGATCCTCAGCTTGACGTTCCTCATCGGTGTCCCCGGCAACGCCTTCATCATTTGGAGTATCCTCGCCCGGGCCAGAAAACGCTCCATCACCACCTTGCTCATCCTCAACCTGGCTTTTGCCGACGGCTTCCTGATGGCCCTCTCCATCTTCTTCATCGTCTACTTCGCCAAGCGCAACTGGGTGTTCGGGAACACCGCCTGCCAGCTGCTCTTCTACTTGTGCAACACCAACATGTACGCCTCCATCATGCTTATCATGCTGATGAGCCTACACAGGCTGATGGCCGTGGTCTGGCCCCACCGCGAGAGCGCCTTCACCAGCCAGAGGATCATACGACGCCTGCTGCTAGGATTTTGGATCCTGGTGCTCGTCATGGCAATACCTGGCTATGTTTTTAGAGGAGAGGAGCAGGCCAAAGAACCAACCGAGAGCCCGCGTCTTGAGTGCAAACCTAAACACTCGAACAGTCGGCAT CTGATTTTCCACTACTTATTCGAAACGGTGGTGGGCTTCGTGATCCCTTACACCATCGTATTGGCCAGCTATGTGTGTATCCTGCGTAGCCTGAGGCAGACCAAGTTCCGCAGAAGGATCCGGAGTGAGAATCTCATCTTGATCATCGTGGTGACCTTTTGCCTCTTCTGGCTGCCCTACCATGTTTTAAACGTGGTTCAG GTTGTAACTGAAATGTTTTGGCCAAAAAGCAG CTTTAAAGACACCATCCAGGACTGTCGGGTCATTACCGCCTCACTGGCCTTCATCAGCAGCTCTGCCAACCCCGTACTCTACACCTTCGCCGGCAAGTCGTACATCCATAAAAATGGACTGTCCTTTATGGCGAAGCTCTTTGAGGGCACGGCATTGGACTCCGAAAGCAGGAGGAATCGGAAGATTAGTCGGGAGCCCCGAGATCTGGCTTTGAATGAGAGGGAGGCTGATTCGTCCTCCACCAGTGCCAGCATCAGCACGGAGAAGAACAAGATTTAA